A segment of the Carya illinoinensis cultivar Pawnee chromosome 1, C.illinoinensisPawnee_v1, whole genome shotgun sequence genome:
AACGTTGCTTTTCGTGGTTTGGAAGGAACGCCGCGGACCAGAGGCTGACCGGTACGCCGTACGAAtatccgattttttttttttttaatacagaaTAAAGTTTTTAGAGTACAAAATTCTTAGTAACTCTCGTTATCCTCTCCTTAAATATTTGCtgtattttaattgtataattattatttgctatattttaattgtataataattattagatattatataagtaataataatttttttaaaatgaaaaataataataataattaagaaagattaataaaataaaaaatttatgaagaaaataaactttttaaaaatttattaaacgttcttctttgttttgattGCTTTTAAAACGAAGAATTAGATAAATGATTGGGGGTAAATAATTTCGAGACATGAAAAGCAAGAGTTAGGACATATTGTAGACTTGGCTTGTGCCACCTTAATCACAAAAATCACTTCAAAATTTTTGTCCAaccatttcaaaattttagtaTCCACACTTCAATAGAGATCTATCTTCATTGAGGTTAATTGACCATCCAAAGCTATTAGAGACAACAAGGCCACAATAAACTAGAGGACGTAATACGCATAAAGCTTGGTTagcttttataaaatattttaatttattttatctaatcattataatttttttaaaattttaaataaaatataaaaataatttaatttttttaaaatttaaaataaaaattatattataataatattttatttaatttttaattcatatcTTTTAATCTATATAATCAAACGAGGCTTTGATCGATTGGAGACGGACCACATCAACCGAACGAGGGTATGACTGCTGGCCGATACTTTTCCATAAGACTGGTCGATCTTGACAGGACTCTACACTTATTGGATAATTTGGATTGGACCAATAACCGCTAAGTCCATAGCCCAAAGATAACCCAACGAGTTGATTTTTTGCAGCCGTTCCAAAACTTATAGCAGCAGGAAATTGCTATAACAGAATAGGCACGCATACCCGGTTCTGTTACAACTTACAAGTCGCGCGCACCAACAAACCATTCATCATGTAATAGATTCCAAAAACGTTCAGCTAATAAAAAGGTTTTGACACAACCATTAGACCCAAAGAGACAATGAGTATTGTTATACTACCTCaaattaattacaaatttatttattattcgaATAATATCACAtccaaatataagaaataatggaaaaaatgtttttcatCAAGCCTAtgcaataaaaatacatttcaaattctattaatCGAGAAATTATAATTACAATCATGAGTACGCAAGTATctcgtaattattttaaaaaatgtgaataaatcCGTAATCtacatgaataataataataatagaccttgctatttttttaaatgactgtaTGGCACTTATACactttataattgtatataacattactcatcaTGGTAAATTATTGTGTGACTCTTCATGATTAACTCTTAGTTTGCTACgattaaaaaaaagtcaaaagattaatatttttatattaactcGAGTGAAAGATTTACACataatgactttccttgtttgtttaaccaaaactaaaaatctcatctcatctcaactcatcattacaattttttcaaatttccatacaaaatataataaataatctaactttttcaaatttcaatacaaaattaatattataataatattttattcattactatttaaaacattttcatctcatctgtataaccaaacggtTAACGTGAAGAATGCACATTTGAACATCTATATGGTAAGATTTAATATGCAATATAgtttaatttaaacttttgtaatatataaaatcttaatAAGTAGATAATATACAAAAtggcttataaaaataattggtatttttttataattggtatttatatataaattttgctaGATAGAGCTGACAAGAGAAACAAAACCTCAAAATATAGGGATGTCCGAATCCGGTTTTACGAGCGTGTGGGACCATCGTCAAACCAACTCCCTAAGCGGACAAGTTTCGCGGCGCCGACGCTAAGAAGTCAATTGTGTTGTGTTTGAGACCTTGCTTCCGGTCCTGTGTTATGTTCGTCCTCGACCTAAGCTCAAAGCTCTTTCTGATCTAGTCAATCCAGTACGAGGGTTTGTTTGCTTGTTGTCCGAAATGTCCACCGcctccttctctctcctcttaTGCCTCTCTTTCTTCACCTACACAAATGTCCACTCCAAACTCCTGTCTCAGTTAACCTCCCCTTACCTCTCACCAACCACAATCATCCCCCATTACCAGAATATGCTCGAAGCTTTCAAAATCTTCATCTACACCCCAGACGAGGCCTTCACTTTCAACTCCTCAGCTGAATCACTCTTCTACGCGTCTCTTCAAAACAGCCCATTTGTCACCCATGACGCCGAAGAGGCTCACCTCTTCTTCGTCCCTTTCTCCTCCAATCTCTCCACACGCTCCATCGCCCGCGTCATTAGACGCTTCAAGGAAACGATACCGTACTGGAACCGTACGCTTGGTGCCGACCATTTTTACCTCTCTTGTGCCGGTTTGGGATATGAATCGGACCGAAATCTCGTCGAGTTGAAGAAAAACGCGGTCCAGATCTCGTGCTTCCCTACACCCGATGGTAACTTTATCCCTCACAAGGACATATCCCTTCCTCCACTTGCTAGTTCTCAGGCCCCGTACGCTCCGGCGAACAAAACCGCCAGTTTTCTGTGTTATTTCAGGCACGGCGGTATAAAAGAGTCGATTTTGGTTAAGGAGTTGGTCAACGATCCCGACTTTCTGATCGAATCCCAGCCGTCAGATCTGCTTACTTATAAGGAGAGACTAGCGACGAGTAAATTTTGTTTGTTCGAATACGGAGCAGA
Coding sequences within it:
- the LOC122291509 gene encoding probable glycosyltransferase At5g11130, with protein sequence MSTASFSLLLCLSFFTYTNVHSKLLSQLTSPYLSPTTIIPHYQNMLEAFKIFIYTPDEAFTFNSSAESLFYASLQNSPFVTHDAEEAHLFFVPFSSNLSTRSIARVIRRFKETIPYWNRTLGADHFYLSCAGLGYESDRNLVELKKNAVQISCFPTPDGNFIPHKDISLPPLASSQAPYAPANKTASFLCYFRHGGIKESILVKELVNDPDFLIESQPSDLLTYKERLATSKFCLFEYGADVSGIGEALRFGCVPAVITDHPIKDLPFMDVLRWQEIAVFVPLGVVKELKHVLVRTYGDRHEQMRKLGVEASKHFVWNELPQPFDSFHTVMYQLWRRRYTIRYPRRSTV